From the Candidatus Zixiibacteriota bacterium genome, one window contains:
- a CDS encoding TonB-dependent receptor yields the protein MRHAFVLPVVLLLAGATGTRAEVDTLSSRDNPRLLKDSIIVTANRFGATAGQSVWPTGVVQVQQSGVSVSLPELLDGRFGIDTRQYNGVGSVATLSNWGVFNRSMLLLYNGRVVKDYSLGGFNLSDFSPDELERVELVKGPQSVLYGSDAVGGVLNLISRSALADRIDATTRFGAFGLRQYRVDLSRRLGALGVGTSGEYGQADNHRPNAGSKRALFGIRSDYLSRDNHHRWTLSARYFTDSLGVPGPVPDVAYIPAYGSRESYSLYDHQKDENYSVDAGYRFYDRTVGEIQVDLFWEKKNLDYHQLYNYMAAYYVPDPSSPGDSVLTVDSVDVSTRYIYNKRSSGVSARFLREFSHLSVSAGADWLSGYLRATSSDRNVVTSTVGSTSPFGYEYAAYNYWADGQNQLDLWSGLLVQSGSALQLEWSGRLQLVRGRQTQPSYNLGLIYGVTSDLRLKSAYGYAFRLPTIAEQFANEPYTGGNSALHPETSRTLTAGLLWEPVNDRLTIELTVFRQRVDSLIQYRPDPTSFRWVPRNVDRFRSDGLDLSVQASPAETYRVTFGAVVQHADQTLGGDNQFAKAVYVPSMKWRLDFDTDLNSRMAANVNCAYTSDRVNRMGGATKTLHQVYELGVGFSWVVNAHIRLTLSGFDLTDQRRPDQFGFTLTDGDYPSPGRRFVLELRAGLF from the coding sequence ATGCGGCACGCGTTTGTTTTGCCGGTGGTGCTTCTGCTCGCGGGAGCGACGGGAACCCGCGCGGAAGTCGACACCCTCAGCAGCCGGGATAACCCCCGCCTCCTCAAAGACTCCATCATTGTCACCGCTAATCGTTTCGGCGCCACAGCCGGGCAGTCGGTTTGGCCGACTGGGGTCGTCCAGGTGCAGCAATCCGGAGTTTCGGTGTCCTTACCGGAACTTCTGGATGGCCGGTTCGGGATCGACACACGACAATATAATGGAGTTGGTTCAGTGGCCACGCTGTCCAACTGGGGAGTCTTCAACCGAAGCATGCTCCTGTTGTATAACGGCCGGGTGGTGAAAGACTACTCTCTCGGCGGTTTTAATCTCTCGGACTTCAGCCCGGATGAACTGGAGCGGGTGGAATTGGTGAAGGGGCCACAATCGGTGCTGTATGGATCCGATGCCGTAGGTGGCGTTCTCAACCTCATCTCACGAAGCGCCCTCGCCGACCGGATCGACGCCACTACTCGCTTTGGCGCGTTCGGACTCCGGCAATACCGCGTTGATCTCTCCCGCCGGTTGGGTGCACTCGGGGTGGGGACGTCCGGCGAGTACGGGCAGGCCGATAATCACCGTCCCAACGCCGGCTCCAAAAGAGCACTATTCGGCATACGTTCCGACTATCTGTCACGCGACAATCATCACCGATGGACTCTCTCGGCACGATACTTCACGGATTCGCTGGGTGTGCCGGGACCGGTCCCGGACGTAGCCTATATACCTGCCTATGGCAGCCGGGAGTCCTACAGTCTGTACGATCACCAGAAGGACGAGAATTACTCAGTCGATGCCGGCTACCGATTTTATGACCGCACGGTGGGGGAGATTCAAGTTGACCTGTTCTGGGAAAAAAAGAACCTCGATTATCACCAGCTCTACAATTACATGGCGGCATACTATGTCCCCGATCCGTCGTCCCCCGGCGACAGCGTCCTGACGGTCGATTCGGTCGATGTCTCCACGCGCTACATCTACAACAAGCGTTCATCGGGTGTCAGCGCGCGGTTTCTGCGCGAGTTCTCGCATCTGTCCGTTTCAGCAGGGGCCGACTGGCTTTCCGGATACCTTCGGGCCACCAGCTCCGACCGGAATGTCGTAACCAGTACCGTTGGTTCGACCAGCCCGTTCGGTTATGAATATGCTGCTTACAACTACTGGGCTGACGGCCAGAACCAGCTTGACCTCTGGTCAGGCCTTTTGGTGCAGAGCGGTTCGGCGCTGCAATTGGAATGGAGCGGGCGTCTTCAACTCGTCAGGGGGAGGCAGACCCAACCCAGCTACAATCTCGGTCTCATCTACGGTGTCACTTCCGACCTTCGGCTGAAGTCCGCTTATGGATACGCATTCCGGCTGCCGACCATTGCCGAACAGTTTGCCAACGAGCCATATACCGGTGGCAATAGCGCCCTCCATCCTGAGACCTCGCGAACTCTCACCGCCGGTCTCCTATGGGAACCCGTGAACGACAGACTGACAATTGAGCTAACCGTATTCCGCCAACGTGTCGATTCACTGATTCAGTACCGTCCGGATCCGACCAGTTTCCGGTGGGTACCCCGGAATGTCGACCGGTTCAGAAGCGATGGTCTTGACCTTTCTGTCCAGGCAAGTCCTGCGGAAACCTACCGGGTCACTTTTGGGGCCGTGGTTCAGCATGCGGATCAGACTTTGGGTGGTGACAATCAGTTTGCCAAGGCTGTTTATGTGCCCAGCATGAAATGGCGATTGGATTTTGACACCGATCTCAACAGCCGAATGGCTGCCAACGTGAATTGCGCATACACCTCCGATCGGGTGAATCGCATGGGCGGGGCAACCAAGACCCTCCATCAAGTGTACGAATTGGGCGTCGGGTTCTCATGGGTCGTTAATGCCCATATTCGGTTGACTTTATCCGGATTTGACCTCACTGACCAGCGGCGCCCAGACCAGTTCGGTTTTACGCTAACCGACGGCGACTATCCGTCCCCCGGGCGGCGATTCGTATTGGAACTTCGCGCTGGGCTGTTTTGA
- a CDS encoding retropepsin-like aspartic protease: MRLSLVSFVTGFLVTLASHLVGAVIPFDPSRGLVIVEVTINGNITARFGLDTGADHLYIDKSFAEKYGLKGEAGAPERKVTGIDGSSEARTIALRSLEIADLPMMVSVPATMIDIAALSKEGKEDHPDGLIGQNILQQYFVTVDYPQKSIELRSDMPHSLAGKRYETIQFRQLRHLVLVDVSLNGDTTVPMILDYCASYTAVSEQLASKLHLTPDERNLVTLDSVQLGESARSAGVRAVVSNLDSFKKAAPQASFEGILGGTFLVDHTITIDYRRKVIYVHQ; the protein is encoded by the coding sequence ATGAGACTATCACTTGTGTCCTTCGTAACGGGATTTCTGGTAACCCTGGCAAGCCACCTAGTGGGTGCCGTCATCCCATTCGATCCATCGCGCGGGCTGGTCATTGTGGAAGTGACCATTAACGGGAACATCACTGCCCGGTTCGGACTGGATACCGGTGCCGACCATCTGTACATCGACAAGTCATTTGCCGAGAAGTATGGCCTCAAAGGTGAGGCAGGAGCGCCCGAACGAAAAGTGACCGGCATCGACGGCAGCAGCGAGGCACGAACCATTGCGCTTCGCTCCCTTGAGATCGCCGATCTGCCAATGATGGTCAGCGTGCCGGCAACGATGATTGATATTGCCGCCTTAAGCAAAGAGGGGAAAGAGGATCACCCTGACGGGCTGATTGGGCAGAACATACTTCAGCAGTATTTCGTGACCGTGGACTATCCCCAAAAGTCGATCGAGCTTCGATCTGACATGCCTCATTCGCTTGCCGGTAAACGGTACGAGACGATCCAGTTCCGGCAATTGCGGCATCTGGTGCTGGTCGACGTGTCGCTCAATGGGGACACGACCGTGCCCATGATTCTCGATTACTGTGCCAGCTACACTGCCGTTTCCGAACAGCTGGCATCGAAGCTCCACTTGACTCCCGATGAACGCAATCTGGTCACGCTTGATTCCGTCCAGCTTGGCGAGAGCGCACGAAGCGCCGGGGTACGGGCGGTCGTGTCCAATCTCGATTCATTCAAGAAAGCAGCCCCGCAGGCTTCGTTTGAAGGGATACTGGGCGGAACATTTCTTGTCGATCACACCATTACCATCGATTACCGACGTAAGGTCATCTACGTGCATCAATGA
- a CDS encoding heme exporter protein CcmB → MPDNSVGLASKAFAVFAKDLRQELRTRYALNAILMFGITTLAVVSYSLGQAGLPPKLLAALLWTIIFFSAMSGLAQAFVREEETGTALVLKLRADPTAIYLGKLFFNLSLLSAMTAIITPLFFMFTDAPITGIGVIIVILVLGVIGLCAATTLVGAIIAKAAVKGALFAVLSFPILIPILLLLVGGTAQVMDGRSFGEVWMYLQGLVAYSVVMITLSILLFRFVWLE, encoded by the coding sequence TTGCCGGACAACTCTGTCGGGTTGGCCAGTAAAGCGTTCGCGGTGTTCGCCAAGGATCTCCGGCAGGAGCTCCGCACGCGATACGCGCTGAACGCCATCCTCATGTTCGGCATAACCACGCTGGCGGTGGTGTCGTATTCGCTGGGACAGGCCGGGCTGCCGCCCAAACTTCTTGCTGCCCTCTTATGGACCATCATTTTCTTCTCCGCTATGTCCGGTCTGGCGCAGGCGTTCGTGCGCGAGGAAGAGACCGGTACGGCGCTGGTGCTCAAACTGCGCGCCGACCCAACCGCTATTTATCTCGGCAAGCTGTTCTTTAACCTCTCGCTCTTGTCCGCCATGACGGCCATCATCACGCCGCTGTTTTTTATGTTCACCGATGCTCCCATAACTGGAATTGGCGTAATCATTGTCATTCTGGTCCTTGGCGTGATCGGTCTCTGTGCCGCGACAACCCTGGTCGGGGCAATTATCGCCAAAGCAGCGGTGAAAGGAGCGCTCTTCGCTGTACTTTCGTTCCCTATTCTTATCCCGATACTCCTCCTGCTGGTAGGGGGGACAGCCCAGGTAATGGATGGCAGATCGTTCGGCGAGGTTTGGATGTACCTGCAAGGGCTGGTTGCCTACTCGGTGGTGATGATCACGCTCTCAATCCTCCTGTTTCGTTTCGTCTGGCTGGAATAG
- a CDS encoding ABC transporter ATP-binding protein: protein MYKLTVEGLAKRFGPRKVFSDISFQLTTGQSLAVVGPNGSGKSTLLMVLLAGLRATRGRIEYTDGDRALDDAEIRARTSLVSPYLNLYDSLTAEENLTFFAAVSGGNITGKEINALLGRVGLEGRGDDLVGAYSSGMKQRLKYAVALLNKPAFLFIDEPTANLDDAGKRIVFDLVEEQRSKAIIIIATNETEEQGLAGQLCRVGQ from the coding sequence ATGTACAAGCTGACGGTCGAGGGGCTGGCCAAGCGATTTGGTCCGCGGAAAGTGTTCTCCGACATTTCATTTCAATTGACTACCGGTCAGTCACTTGCGGTGGTGGGGCCGAATGGTTCCGGCAAGTCAACGCTGCTGATGGTTCTTCTGGCCGGCCTGAGAGCGACCAGGGGGCGGATCGAATACACCGATGGCGACCGGGCGCTTGATGACGCCGAAATCCGTGCGCGGACATCGCTGGTGTCCCCATACCTCAACTTGTATGACAGTCTCACGGCGGAAGAAAATTTGACGTTCTTTGCAGCCGTCTCCGGCGGAAACATCACCGGCAAGGAGATCAACGCCCTGTTAGGTCGAGTCGGTCTGGAGGGGCGGGGGGATGATCTTGTGGGGGCGTACTCATCGGGAATGAAGCAGCGATTGAAATATGCGGTGGCGCTCCTCAACAAGCCGGCGTTTCTGTTTATCGATGAACCGACCGCCAATCTGGATGATGCCGGGAAGCGGATCGTGTTTGACCTGGTGGAAGAGCAACGGTCGAAAGCGATCATCATAATCGCCACCAACGAAACGGAGGAGCAGGGTCTTGCCGGACAACTCTGTCGGGTTGGCCAGTAA
- a CDS encoding DUF1573 domain-containing protein, with the protein MSMRILSSLILFVAVCASQVFGGPKAKFTDDSFDFGMTAQGTILTHAFWIKSVGDQTVRIVEVEPGCGCTKAPLLDSVLAPGDSTRLDITLSTKGFVGRIAKRPYFVTSSNPEKIYLKLFADIVKATDSLQPISITPSRVDVSQFNKLRRKAKFTITNHSNVDQNVMVVDSSHKSFDVTLPPKLKANSSIEGQIMVHENAIEKNFEESITIEFDGEDRTRISVFVGRLYRPTDGTAASTNK; encoded by the coding sequence ATGAGCATGCGTATACTCTCATCGCTCATACTGTTCGTTGCTGTCTGTGCCAGCCAGGTGTTTGGTGGTCCCAAGGCAAAGTTCACCGACGACAGTTTTGACTTCGGAATGACGGCTCAGGGTACTATTCTCACTCACGCCTTCTGGATCAAGTCGGTCGGGGACCAAACGGTCCGCATAGTCGAGGTGGAACCGGGCTGTGGATGTACCAAAGCGCCGCTGCTCGATTCGGTCCTCGCGCCTGGCGACAGCACCCGGCTCGACATCACCCTTTCAACCAAGGGATTCGTGGGACGTATTGCCAAACGACCCTATTTCGTCACCAGCTCTAACCCCGAGAAGATTTATCTCAAATTGTTCGCCGATATCGTCAAAGCGACCGACAGCCTGCAGCCGATCTCAATCACGCCTTCCCGTGTCGATGTCTCCCAGTTCAACAAACTGCGCCGCAAAGCCAAATTCACAATCACGAATCACTCCAACGTCGATCAAAACGTCATGGTAGTAGATTCGTCTCACAAGAGTTTCGATGTTACCCTGCCGCCAAAACTCAAAGCAAACAGTTCGATCGAAGGCCAGATCATGGTCCATGAAAATGCGATCGAGAAGAACTTTGAGGAGTCGATCACGATCGAGTTCGATGGCGAGGACCGGACACGAATATCGGTCTTTGTGGGTAGGTTGTATCGGCCCACGGACGGAACCGCGGCGTCGACGAACAAGTAG
- the lepB gene encoding signal peptidase I, translated as MSSTRTDSRRQSIERPRKPSVTESLWENVKQIGIAVVLALIIKTSVVEAYKIPTSSMEDTLLIGDFLLANKFVYGARIPLVDWRLPGFTEPKRGDVVIFIFPGDGVTKYIKRCVGQPGDTIEVKDKVLYVNRQIFPNPPHSKFIDTTISGAQNIMPRTIGGQNSRDNFGPYIVPRDHYFMMGDNRDNSYDSRYWSAVSKEMILGKAILIHWSWDDSKYESPPVSVSDPLSVPRVFIYNAVHFFEKVRWNRLFHLIS; from the coding sequence ATGAGTAGTACCAGGACCGACTCCCGCAGACAGTCGATAGAACGGCCCCGGAAACCGTCCGTAACCGAGTCCCTTTGGGAAAACGTCAAGCAGATCGGTATCGCCGTCGTGCTTGCCCTTATCATCAAGACCTCAGTGGTCGAGGCCTATAAAATCCCGACCTCCTCTATGGAAGACACACTGCTGATCGGGGATTTTCTCCTGGCCAACAAGTTCGTGTACGGTGCGCGCATCCCATTGGTGGACTGGCGGCTGCCCGGGTTCACGGAGCCAAAGCGCGGCGATGTCGTGATCTTCATTTTCCCCGGCGACGGTGTCACCAAGTACATCAAGCGGTGCGTGGGCCAACCGGGCGACACTATTGAGGTGAAGGACAAGGTTCTGTACGTGAATCGCCAAATATTCCCTAATCCGCCCCATTCGAAGTTCATCGACACCACCATCTCCGGCGCCCAGAACATCATGCCGCGAACGATCGGCGGACAGAACAGTCGCGATAATTTCGGCCCCTATATCGTGCCGCGCGACCACTATTTTATGATGGGGGACAATCGGGACAACTCGTATGATTCCCGTTACTGGTCGGCCGTCTCCAAGGAGATGATCCTCGGCAAAGCGATCCTTATCCACTGGTCATGGGACGACAGCAAGTACGAATCGCCGCCGGTATCGGTGTCCGATCCGCTCTCGGTGCCGAGGGTGTTCATCTACAATGCGGTGCATTTCTTCGAAAAGGTCCGCTGGAACAGGCTGTTTCACCTGATCTCCTGA
- the rseP gene encoding RIP metalloprotease RseP, with translation MLLTIVSFIFVLGILIFIHELGHFLVAKKVGIKVEKFSLGFPPNIFSKQVGETTYCIGVIPLGGFVKMTGENPDDEASGAPYEFMSKTIVQRAAVIFAGPFMNYVLAIALLIGIFLFGGRPLFDDTRVLVGTVAKDSPASQAGLAEGDQIIMADGAVVNNFDSLRTRINSHLATPIELAWLRSGDTIRAAITTKVEEVPNIEGGVDSIGIIGFTQKVLGYQSYGVVESIQRGFVTTHVIVWETIKFVKKAISGQVSAKMIGGPLFIAQQSGKEAEKGASSLFFFMALLSVNLAVLNVLPIPILDGGHLLFLLIEKIRGVPLSIRARALAQQVGIIFLFGLIIFVTYNDVLRIIRGF, from the coding sequence ATGTTGTTGACCATCGTATCGTTCATCTTCGTTCTCGGGATCCTGATCTTCATCCACGAGCTTGGCCACTTTCTAGTGGCTAAGAAGGTGGGAATCAAGGTCGAGAAATTTTCATTAGGGTTTCCGCCGAACATTTTCTCAAAACAGGTTGGCGAAACCACCTATTGCATTGGGGTGATTCCGCTCGGTGGATTCGTCAAGATGACCGGAGAAAACCCGGATGATGAAGCCAGCGGTGCACCATACGAGTTCATGTCCAAAACCATTGTCCAGCGCGCAGCCGTGATCTTCGCCGGCCCTTTCATGAACTATGTTCTGGCGATCGCGCTCCTGATCGGCATATTCCTGTTTGGCGGCCGTCCCCTTTTTGATGATACACGGGTGCTGGTTGGCACGGTGGCCAAGGATAGTCCTGCCTCCCAGGCCGGTTTGGCCGAAGGTGATCAGATCATCATGGCCGATGGCGCCGTTGTCAACAATTTCGATTCGCTCCGGACGCGCATTAACAGTCATCTGGCCACGCCCATTGAGCTGGCCTGGCTCCGCAGCGGCGATACCATTCGTGCCGCCATCACTACTAAAGTCGAAGAGGTTCCCAATATCGAAGGGGGCGTAGACTCGATCGGCATAATCGGGTTCACGCAGAAAGTTCTCGGATACCAGAGCTACGGTGTCGTCGAATCCATTCAGCGCGGCTTTGTCACCACGCACGTGATCGTCTGGGAGACGATCAAATTCGTCAAGAAAGCGATTTCCGGCCAGGTTTCGGCGAAAATGATCGGCGGCCCGCTCTTTATAGCTCAGCAGTCGGGCAAGGAAGCGGAGAAGGGGGCATCAAGTCTGTTCTTCTTCATGGCGCTGTTGTCCGTCAATCTGGCGGTACTCAATGTCCTGCCGATCCCGATCCTCGATGGCGGCCACCTGCTGTTCCTGCTGATCGAGAAGATCAGAGGTGTCCCGTTGTCTATCCGGGCGCGTGCGTTGGCGCAGCAGGTCGGTATCATCTTTTTGTTTGGCCTGATCATTTTCGTAACCTATAATGATGTCCTGAGAATTATCCGAGGGTTCTGA
- a CDS encoding 1-deoxy-D-xylulose-5-phosphate reductoisomerase: MIPKQIVILGSTGSIGRSTLDVVRRHPGRFVVSALAAHHNATMLVEQYHEFRPSTLCIVDSSQVPILKHRLAGEQVRILEGEEGLIGLTRLPETEIVVNAVVGAAGLRVSLETLRQRKNLALANKESLVAGGPLFPSLIKESGAHVLPIDSEHSAIWQALSAGRVNEIRSLILTASGGPFRQLPIEQFAQITVEQALAHPTWKMGPKITIDSSTLVNKGLEVIEAVTLFGVSVDKVNVLVHPQSVIHSMVEFVDSSVMAQLSQPDMRLPISYALFWPERVQSEFGQVNWRMLKSLTFELADYEKFPLLRLAYEVARTGGTAPAVYNAANEIAVGAFLERRIRFTEITDIVTETVGQVSVLQEPSLEDILRVDEQARDMARRQVENTACC; the protein is encoded by the coding sequence ATGATACCTAAGCAAATCGTCATCCTTGGCTCAACCGGATCGATTGGGCGGTCGACTCTGGATGTGGTCCGTCGGCACCCGGGCCGGTTCGTTGTTTCGGCGCTTGCCGCACACCACAACGCCACCATGCTGGTCGAGCAGTATCACGAGTTTCGCCCCTCAACGCTTTGCATCGTCGATTCCTCGCAAGTTCCAATTCTCAAACACCGCCTCGCCGGAGAGCAGGTCCGTATCCTCGAAGGTGAAGAGGGCCTCATAGGATTGACGCGGCTTCCGGAAACCGAGATCGTGGTGAATGCCGTCGTTGGGGCTGCCGGTCTGCGAGTCTCGCTGGAAACGCTGCGACAAAGGAAAAACCTTGCCTTGGCCAACAAGGAATCACTGGTGGCGGGCGGGCCGCTTTTCCCTTCGCTCATCAAAGAGAGCGGCGCGCACGTGCTTCCCATCGACTCCGAGCATTCCGCCATCTGGCAGGCGCTCAGTGCCGGTCGCGTGAACGAGATCAGGTCTCTCATTCTGACCGCCTCCGGCGGACCGTTCCGGCAGTTACCTATTGAGCAATTCGCGCAGATTACGGTGGAGCAGGCTCTCGCGCATCCGACCTGGAAAATGGGTCCAAAAATCACCATCGACTCGTCCACCCTGGTCAACAAAGGGCTGGAAGTGATCGAAGCAGTGACCCTGTTCGGCGTATCTGTAGACAAGGTGAACGTGTTGGTGCACCCGCAGTCGGTCATCCACTCGATGGTCGAGTTTGTGGATTCATCGGTCATGGCGCAACTTTCGCAGCCGGACATGCGTCTACCAATCAGCTATGCGTTATTCTGGCCGGAGCGTGTGCAGTCGGAGTTTGGACAGGTGAACTGGAGAATGCTGAAGTCACTGACCTTCGAATTGGCCGACTATGAAAAATTCCCGCTCCTTCGGCTCGCCTACGAGGTGGCCCGTACCGGCGGTACCGCGCCGGCCGTGTACAACGCCGCCAACGAAATAGCGGTTGGTGCGTTCCTGGAACGGCGTATTCGCTTTACCGAAATAACCGATATTGTTACGGAAACGGTCGGACAGGTTTCGGTGTTACAGGAACCGTCGCTGGAGGATATCCTCCGGGTGGATGAACAAGCGCGGGACATGGCCCGCCGACAAGTGGAGAATACGGCATGTTGTTGA
- a CDS encoding peptidylprolyl isomerase, translating into MKRTMIFSVAAALMIAAAGIRAQTEKNDSVKSKSQPATEKKVTVPKDAAGQATFRYPIRDKANKFATLETDAGKLVLELYHDVAPNHADSFAARCKDGFYVNTIFHRVIDGFMIQGGDPNGDGTGGAAYKLKAEFNKLPHVEGTLSMARAVDPNSASTQFFICLGRAAALDGQYTNFGHLIKGYDVLHKIGSAEVVTSPHGEKSKPKVPVKVLRAYPSDAEGNKL; encoded by the coding sequence ATGAAAAGGACGATGATATTCTCGGTGGCAGCCGCACTAATGATAGCGGCCGCTGGGATCAGGGCCCAAACCGAGAAGAACGATTCCGTCAAGTCTAAATCCCAACCCGCCACGGAGAAGAAAGTGACTGTACCCAAAGATGCCGCCGGGCAGGCGACGTTCCGCTATCCGATACGCGACAAAGCCAACAAGTTCGCCACGCTTGAAACCGATGCAGGGAAGTTGGTGCTGGAACTGTACCATGATGTCGCCCCGAATCATGCCGATTCGTTCGCGGCCCGCTGCAAGGACGGATTTTACGTCAATACGATATTTCATCGGGTGATCGATGGCTTCATGATTCAGGGGGGCGATCCGAACGGAGACGGCACCGGCGGTGCCGCGTACAAACTCAAAGCGGAGTTCAACAAGCTGCCGCATGTCGAAGGGACACTCTCTATGGCGCGTGCGGTTGACCCGAACTCGGCTTCCACGCAGTTCTTCATTTGTCTTGGGCGTGCCGCTGCACTTGATGGCCAGTACACGAATTTTGGCCATTTGATTAAAGGCTATGACGTCCTTCACAAGATCGGCTCGGCGGAAGTGGTTACGTCACCACACGGAGAGAAATCCAAGCCCAAAGTGCCGGTCAAAGTTCTGCGGGCGTACCCATCCGATGCCGAAGGGAACAAGCTCTGA